The following are encoded in a window of Gossypium raimondii isolate GPD5lz chromosome 13, ASM2569854v1, whole genome shotgun sequence genomic DNA:
- the LOC128035951 gene encoding uncharacterized protein LOC128035951: MPLRSFNRTSYLLSVVGTKLSCIRHDLHSLKKGSLSVKEYVASIQNTSTLIEASGSRISEAEKVEIVLVGLPPEFNAVLTLASFSSEPLPLQRLIDVLLEYESR; this comes from the exons ATGCCTCTACGTTCGTTCAACAGGACAAGTTACTTGCTTTCTG TTGTAGGTACGAAGCTATCTTGCATTCGTCACGATCTTCACTCACTTAAAAAAGGTAGTCTCTCCGTCAAGGAATATGTAGCGAGTATTCAAAATACAAGTACATTGATAGAGGCTTCTGGATCTCGGATCTCAGAGGCAGAGAAGGTCGAAATAGTACTTGTGGGCTTACCTCCGGAGTTCAATGCCGTCCTTACCTTAGCATCGTTCTCGTCGGAGCCTCTGCCACTTCAACGTCTCATCGACGTGTTACTCGAGTATGAGAGCCGCTAG
- the LOC105783314 gene encoding delta(12)-fatty-acid desaturase FAD2: MGAGGRMPIDGIKEENRGSVNRVPIEKPPFTLGQIKQAIPPHCFRRSLLRSFSYVVHDLCLASLFYYIAASYFHFLPQPFSYIAWPVYWVLQGCILTGVWVIAHECGHHAFSDYQWVDDTVGLILHSALLVPYFSWKISHRRHHSNTGSMERDEVFVPKPKSKLSCFAKYFNNPPGRVLSLVVTLTLGWPMYLAFNVSGRYYDRLASHYNPYGPIYSERERLQVYISDAGIVAVIYVLYKIAATKGLAWLLCTYGVPLLIVNAFLVLITYLQHTHSALPHYDSSEWDWFRGALSTIDRDYGVLNKVFHNITDTHVAHHLFSTMPHYHAMEATKAIKPILGKYYPFDGTPIYKAMWREAKECLYVEADVGGGGSKGVFWYRNKF; the protein is encoded by the coding sequence ATGGGTGCCGGTGGTAGGATGCCAATTGACGGTATAAAGGAGGAAAATCGAGGCTCGGTCAATCGAGTTCCGATCGAGAAGCCTCCGTTTACGCTCGGTCAGATCAAGCAAGCCATTCCGCCCCACTGTTTTCGCCGCTCCCTCCTTCGATCCTTCTCCTACGTGGTCCATGACCTATGCTTAGCCTCTCTCTTTTATTACATTGCAGCATCATATTTTCACTTTCTCCCACAACCCTTTTCCTACATTGCTTGGCCTGTCTATTGGGTTCTCCAAGGTTGCATCCTCACCGGTGTTTGGGTCATTGCACACGAGTGCGGTCACCACGCTTTCAGTGACTACCAATGGGTTGACGACACCGTCGGGTTGATCCTTCACTCCGCCCTTTTAGTCCCGTACTTCTCGTGGAAAATCAGTCACCGCCGTCACCACTCGAACACCGGTTCCATGGAGCGTGACGAAGTATTCGTGCCCAAACCCAAGTCTAAATTATCATGCTTTGCGAAATACTTCAACAATCCACCCGGTCGAGTTCTCTCTCTTGTAGTCACATTGACTCTTGGTTGGCCTATGTACTTAGCCTTCAACGTTTCGGGTCGATACTATGATCGATTAGCTTCCCACTATAACCCTTATGGCCCCATTTACTCCGAACGCGAGAGGCTACAAGTTTACATCTCCGATGCTGGTATAGTTGCGGTAATTTATGTACTTTATAAGATTGCTGCAACAAAAGGGCTGGCTTGGCTTTTATGCACTTATGGGGTACCTCTACTTATTGTGAATGCCTTCCTTGTGTTGATCACCTACTTGCAACATACTCACTCGGCATTGCCGCATTACGACTCGTCTGAATGGGATTGGTTTCGAGGAGCATTGTCGACGATTGATCGAGATTACGGGGTGTTGAACAAAGTGTTCCATAACATCACCGATACGCATGTGGCTCATCACCTCTTCTCAACGATGCCACATTATCATGCAATGGAGGCCACTAAAGCAATCAAACCGATACTCGGCAAGTATTATCCTTTCGACGGGACACCGATTTATAAGGCAATGTGGAGGGAGGCAAAAGAGTGCCTTTACGTCGAGGCTGACGTTGGTGGTGGTGGTAGCAAAGGTGTTTTTTGGTATCGTAACAAGTTCTAA